ATCTCCTTCCATCcattcctctatctctccatccatccctctgacATCAGGACCGAGTGGAGGTCAATGGAGGTCGTCTGAAGGTCATCAACCTGGCACTGGAGGATTCTGGGATGTATCAGTGTGTGGCTGAAAACAAACACGACACCATCTACTCCAACGCCGAACTGAGGGTGCAAGGTGAGAGGTCAGGGTTCAAGGGTTAAAACCAAACCCAGTAAACACTGCAGCCCAAGAGAAATGCAACTTAACACCCGAGTTCTAACCTCTCTAactccctgtcctcccccctGTGTTGTGGTCTCCAGTCCAGGCCCCAGACTTCCGCTCCAACCCGGTGAGGAGGTTGGTCCCAGCAGCCCGAGGGGGGCAGGTGATGTTGGAGTGTCGGCCGCGAGCCGCCCCAAAACCTACCCTGTTCTGGAGCCGTGGCACTGAGCTCCTCACTAACAGCAGCAGgtacacgcacaaacacacacctgaccCTGAACCTCACTTTAACCTTAGATTCAGACTTACTGAGGCTTGATTCAGAAAGCCTCAAcagttctggggggggggggggggattaaaaTATAAATGTGATCTGAAGGAAAAGTGTCTCATGTTTTAGCTTCGATTTTGTCCAATACTCCCACCTAACAACAAGTGCAAACTgcaaacacatggaaacatttGGGATAGTAAAGATTACATTTCCTGCTTCTTCTCCCAGGGTGACAGTGACTCCAGATGGGATCCTGTGGATCCACAACATCAGCAGGGCAGATGAGGGGAAGTACACCTGCTTTGCTGAGAACTACTTGGGCAAGGCCAACAGCACTGGACACCTGTCAGTTAGAGGTACACAAAAGCATGgatgcacacatacatacacacgcaaaaacacacacacatttgcaccCACATGGCATGCACATTCTTatacacgtgtacacacacactggcccaCTGAAACACCAGTGTTTGTTTTAAGACAGTTTCAcacctcccctactctcctccttcactttctccttcccctctcttccacaGATGCCACTAAGATCACCTTAGCTCCCTCCAACGCTGACATCAACCAGGAAGAGAACGTCACGCTGCAGTGTCACGCGTCACATGACCCCACCATGGACCTCACCTTCACCTGGGCTCATAACGGAGCTCTGCTGGACCTGGAGGACCCCGCCGGACCGTACCACCGTGTGGAGGGGGTGAGTTAGTCAGGCCACAGTAGAATGTACCACTGCAGGAATGGGTGTGCGTCATGatgaataagacaaaaaaaatccacAGGTTCACTTGGGGTTATTTTCAATCAAACCGTTTGAAATTGAATCAAATTGCTTAAcaggttttatttttttttaatcaaaaagACATTTGGTATGATTTTTTGAGTGAATAGTAGGGTTAATGAAAATGACCATGAATCAGGGTGTATTTACAAGACATTAGTCAGATATATGTTGCAGACCATATCAAGGAAACTGTCCATTTAATGTGCAGAGTCACAGCCTACTGTTCACGTCTTGCTGATGAAACACTTCTATGTTGATGATGTGACATTGCCATTGTCCATGCCCCTTGGTTTATTGGGGATTAGAGTTTATAATCCTGACCCAAACAAATTATGGTCAGCACTATGATTTCACTGCCACTGGAGTCGTCTTATAATGGGATAGACTTTCAAAGCAGAGTGTTGGATATAATTGAATTTCATTTGAATTCAAATTACCTTCAGTACTGCTGTGAAACTGTGATTATATGAATACCTGGCTTGTTTCTCTGTATCAGGCAGACCATGTCTCCAATTACTGAGTATGTCTCTAATTCTgaacaagctctctctctctctctctctctctttctctctctctatttctgtctttctttgtctgtctgtctttctctgtctctctctctatttctgtctttctctgtctctctctctatttctgtctttctttgtctttctgtctttctctgtctctctctctatttctgtctttctttgtctttctgtctttctctgtctctctctctatttctgtctttctttgtctttctgtctttctctgtctctctctctatttctgtctttctttgtctttctgtctttctctgtctctctctctatttctgtcttttgtctttctgtctttctctgtctctctctctatttctgtctttctctgtctctctctctctctctctctctatttctgtctttgtctgtctgtctgtctgtctgtctgtctgtctgtctgtctgtctgtctgtctgtctgtctgtctgtctgtctgtctgtgtgtctgtctgtctgtctgtctgtctgtctgtctgtctgtctgtctgtctgtctgtctgtctgtctgtctgcctgcctgtctgtctctctctctctctctgtctttccttctttctcttacttgcgctgtctttctctctgtctgtctctctctctgtctttctctgtctctctaacagAAGGAGACCATAGGGGATCTGTTGATAGTGAGTGGTCAGCTGAGTCAGGCCGGTACATACAGCTGTACAGCTCAGACCGTGGTGGACAGCGCCTCAGCCTCCGCTAAACTGGTGGTCAGAGGTAAGACCCGATCATATCACAACAACTCACCTGTCCTTTTTCTATGATGGTCATCCTCATGAAATGTTTGTGTTACAGCATTGCAGGATTTCGATTCTACATTTTATGAGGATTTTTACTTAATTACTTACTTGCGTAATCCTCTTCATCCCCAGGCCACAATGAGCTCCGTCCACTACTTTCTGGGTGAGGATTTGTAGTTGCATGTAAATGAAGGAAGTTGGATAAATGTCCTGACCATGCATTCTCCAACGGTCTCTCCTCAGGCCCCCCGGGACCTCCTGGTGGTTTAGTGGTGAAGAACGTTGCTGAGACGTCGGCGGAGCTGCGGTGGAGTCGTGGCTATGACAACCACAGCCCCATCGGGAAGTATGTCATCATGGGTTGCTCCCCACTGTCATCCGGATGGAGGACGATGAGGACAGGTGAGAGGACCACCGTTGTGTGTCCACGCATGCGTATGAATGTATGTTTTTGTATCAATCAATCagtccctcacctctccctctctccatactcCTCTCCCCCCGCAGAACCATCTAACATTGAAGGCAATGCTGAATCGGCTCGTGTGGTTGGCCTGTTGCCCTGGATGGACTATGAGTTCCAGGTCATCGCCAGTAACATCCTGGGTAGTGGAGAGCCTAGCATGTCCTCTCACACCGTACGCACCCAGCAAGCAGCTCCCACAGTGGCCCCTAGTGGActaggtggaggaggaggagaccgcAACGAACTCATCATCACCTGGACCgtaagtgtgtctgtctgtgtatgtgtacgcatgcctgagtgtgtgtgtgtgtgcgcaatttagagagagagttagatggAGAGCATTGTCAAAGTTGACATGAAGTTTTGTTTGATCCCAGCCCATGGCCAGAGAGTACCAGAATGGGGATGGCTTTGGCTACATCCTGGCATTCCGGAAGCGGAACACTCCGACATGGGTGGTGGAGCGTGTTTCCAACGTGGAGTCGTCTCGCTATGTGTACTCCAACCAGAGCCTGTCCCCCTACTGCCCATTTGAGGTGAAGATCAAAGCCTACAACCGTAAAGGAGAGGGTCCCTTCAGCCAGATTGCCCTGGTGCACTCTGCAGAGGAGGGTGAGTCAGAACAGATCTGGGTTATACAAGAAGGATGAGGAACATTATGCTACATTGCCACAAGAGGGcgaacaaaaacacaaaaaacaaaatgttacCAACCACATTTGTTCACTGTGTTTATCGTACTTGTGTGTGTTGGATATAATCCTCAACCCTAATttcacccctgacccctgacctctgacccctgccCCTCCATGCAGAGCCCACGGTGGCGCCCTCGAGGATCAACGCCACAGCTCTGACGGCGTTTGAGATGCAGGTGTCGTGGGACCCGGTCCAACACCTCAGCGCCAATGGCATCCTCAGAGGTTACGAGGTTAAGGACCTGCACAACATACACATGAACATATACATATACCATGAAATATATCATACGATATACCCCGACATGTGCATTTACCCCAAACAATGTGACAAGcgatgggccctggtcgaaagttGTGCGTTATAAAGGGAATAGCACGCAATTTGGGACCCATATCTAGACTTCAGGTTCAAACCAGTCTGAACCAGTCAGTACTGGTGTGAAAGTTAACTGAGGTAACAGCTATGCTATTACCATCCTGAGGCAACAGTGACATTGCCCTGGAGATGACCTCACCTCATCTCCTCAGCCTTGATATCTTATATCCCCCGACTAATAAaggttttattcatttatttgatGTGTTGTTTGTTTGGGATCCGTCGCCAGGCAGATTAGGTCTGGCTGGTTATCATGATGGCCCTGAGGGGGAAAAATGGGAGAGTCAGAGTGAGAGTCATTAATGTTATGACAGGGCAGCTGGAGGAAACTTTGCTCATTAATCTggttaatggggcggcagggtagcctagtggttagagcgttggactagtaaccggaaggttgcgagttcaaacccccgagctgacaaggtacaaatctgtcgttctgcccctgaacaggcagttaacccactgttcccaggccgtcattgaaaataataatttgttcttaactgacttgcctggttaaataaaggtaaaataaaaaataaaaaaaaatgttcattGTACACATTTAAAAGGAAACTGTTTAAGAGATAACAAAATGCTTACATTTTAGGGCCTTCAAGTGATCTGTTCATATTTACCTCACAGTATATTTTGAGAAAAAAACTGTCAGAATTATTTGATAGTTTCTTTTTTGGGGAAGGCCCCCAGTTTTTCACAGAGATGTACTGTTGGTGGCATCAGCACACTAAAATGTGTGTTTACAGATCCGGTACTGGCGTCAGCATGAGCGGGAGGCAGCTGCAGACCGTGTGCGTACAGCCGGGTTGGAGACAACAGCTCGTGTTGCAGGACTGAGACCAAGCACCCGGTACCATGTTACCGTGCTGGCCTACAACAGCGCTGGCACAGGACCAGCCTCACCCAAATCCACTGTCACTACCAGGAGACCACGTatgtaggatacacacacacacacacagaatttccaccaccaacaaacacacacactcaaatattGTTTCAGTCCCCTGGCCCCAACCCTCTTCGAGGGATCAGATGTGACATAACTGGGTTAGGCCAGCAGTGCAAGTATGAGTTCTCCCATGTGGGATAAGATGGATTGTCCCTACCGGCTGAGAATACCCCAGGGGTTCAAACACACAGTGTGTTTGGGAGGGGAGATATCCACCATGCACCTGACTACCAGCATGCACTGGGCTTCAAGAAAGGCAAAAAATATTTGGGTATTAGTCCATTGATATACACTGTagttcccaaaatgttttgcatgtccaCAATCATGTTTTCAAGATATGTCACTTTTAAAATGCAGAAATGCAGCCTATCAGATGCGTTTTGTCGTATCTCTTGAAAACTTGATCGCTGATATACAAAACATTTTGGgtctatatcaacaatggactgaTGAAACAGATACCAAAAGATAGTTTgagggtggagttttccttttaAGTGTGTAAAGGGATTCTAGTAGGGGATTTAGATCCTGATACAGAGGAtctactcctctctcttctcttctctctggaactaaaaatggttctcctatggggacagctgacgAACCCTTTCGGAACACACGGACATCAACATTATGCACAAACATAGCTatattaatatattatatatgATATCATGCCTTTTAGTTTGCAGTTCGGTTACAGTTTGGATCATAACGTTGCTGTATCTATAATTTGTGCGCGAGACCTTTGTATTACCAAGTTATTAAGTATCTAAGTGTAATTCCTCAATAACTTCCTGGTCATGTCTTGGTCAAGTAAGTTTCAGAAGGTGAGAGACCGGCCAGTAAGTGGTTGTCTGTTCTTTTATGTTAACAGCTCCTAATCGCCCCCCTGGCAACGTGTTCTGGAAGACTGATGGCTCATGGGTAACTGTGAGGTGGGATCATGTCAAGGCCCTCGGCAACGAATCAGCTGTGCTGGGCTACAAGGTGAGTGGTGTCTGTTTtgaaggagaggtgtgtgtgtgcaggtggatATGTGTTTGTCATATTGAAAATGCACGGTCAAAATGTTTAAAAGAATGTTAAAATGTGTGAAGGGAAATGGGATATGCGGTCAAAATGATTCATGTTGTTTGGATAAATCATAATGAGCTACTTCTGTAAGTTTGGCAGAGCAGTAAAACTCTTAGAGCATGATACGGCATATCATCAACAGATAACATTAACAATCATTTATTGTTTTTATAAATGTGATAGtgtgcagagagaaaaaaaagaaaaggaataaAAACATTAGCTTCTTAAACCAAAAATACTTCAACAAACATTGAACAAAGGGGCAAAGGAAAAACATGAAATAACTGATTTCCTCTGTACAGTTTGTCAGAATCTGAAATGAAGcggttccctccctctctcttctttcaggTGTTGTATAAGCATGAGGGCCAGTCTGCACTGAAGGTTCTGGACAAGGGGAAGACGTCCGTCACCCTGCCCCTACCCAAAGACAACGGCTATGTGGTCCTGGAGATACGCtcctggggggagggaggagacggagccGCACACGAGACCATTGTTTCCCGCGACTCAGGtgagacagactgactgggtATGCCGCAATAATATCTCCTTCTTCCTGAAGTGTACATTCATTCCCTACTTCGCACAAATcgaaaagcattggattggtggaagGATGGGCTATACTAAAGGGAATTTCCACCATATTTATATGccagtcatttcctttcaaatcaatgaagggaagtgaacaattGCACCTTTTGAGCGGAAGGAGGTGTAATAGGGACGTAGCCACTGACACTGAGGTTTGATGGAAGGGAGACTTCGGCACAACACATGTTTTTCAGTCACACACCACATAGCCCCAGAGCTTATCCAGGCAAGGTTTTGTGTCAGGTTTAAGTTACATCCCCACCGGGGACTTGCCTAGCAGCAACACCACTCCTGCTGTGACTAGAACTCACTACACGAGGAAATAATCCAAATCTCTCCTCCTGTTCTTCACCAAGTCTACCGCCAACAGCTAGCATGGCCTGAGGCTAACAGGATTAGCTAGCTGTCACACGCAGAAGGGTACAAGAGCATAAGTGCTCATTTGAACCAAGAGGGACTAATTAGTATTTTGTATCAACTGGCGGCCACACACGACATCTGCCTGTGAGGTTGATAGGCTGCTGATGGAAGTTGAGGTTTGTCACTGAGTGACAGGGAGAGGCAGTGAGGGTTAATGGGGGGTTGCCTCACTGGGCTCTGTATTAGTGCACGCAGACATGCACATAGAGATGAAAGATCGTAATTTGTCTCAGCAAAATAATGCTGTAGTAGCAGGATTTGAACATTTAGTCCTTAAATGTTGCTTGATCTATAAGGCTATTATCTGGTCAAAACGAGGCTACATGAAAAGTAAAATGCTGTTAATATAACCGTGTGTTAGTGCGGAAAcatctcagcaacaaaagagtgatcaaattaagatcctacatcggtACTGTACACACGTGTGCGCCGGCACCACACACACATTAGTACTTAGATTCTGCTAAAATTTGacctatgcagaaatcgctccatcATTTCCTAGTTGCAAAAatgtcagtttatgtgacaaaaaaaGCAAGTATAGTCTAGAGAATCATTGTTCCATCAaaatcgctgtgaaatatattttctacaaccaaaaatattgtattttcagctgtttgaagctggtgtacaaaactgaaagtaaaagagcaaaaacaaaacttaaaaaTGGAAGCttagaaatagagcacatagaacagatctacagcttcctagacttgctttcaatgagaatggcagatctataactcacatttctatgagAATTATGTTgcgtcacccaaaaagttacat
This is a stretch of genomic DNA from Oncorhynchus clarkii lewisi isolate Uvic-CL-2024 chromosome 17, UVic_Ocla_1.0, whole genome shotgun sequence. It encodes these proteins:
- the LOC139370873 gene encoding contactin-2-like — translated: MVRWSVRMILLSLSSLALSYAVGGDVCITGHDSGPVFEEQPSSVVYPEGLSKGTVTLNCQARASPAATYRWHVNGTNVPVGDLRYTLVAGNLVISGPRYGSDGGSYQCLAMNRCGTVLSRVANLKFGYLHDFSGEGQSPQTVYEGAGAFLACQAPAHYPALSYRWFVNDFPSFVKPDGGRWFVSQVTGNLYLAKAEPNDTASYFCFTTIDMDISTKSTFSKANQLTVQPDANTRKSAPAIKVRFPAETYALAGHTTQLECFAYGNPIPKLRWRKVDGLLPSKAGASAEGPILTLPEITFHDEGVYECEAYNSEGRDKHQGRINVQAQPEWLQVMSDSEVEISSELHWTCVAAGKPRPSIRWLRNGQPLSTQDRVEVNGGRLKVINLALEDSGMYQCVAENKHDTIYSNAELRVQVQAPDFRSNPVRRLVPAARGGQVMLECRPRAAPKPTLFWSRGTELLTNSSRVTVTPDGILWIHNISRADEGKYTCFAENYLGKANSTGHLSVRDATKITLAPSNADINQEENVTLQCHASHDPTMDLTFTWAHNGALLDLEDPAGPYHRVEGKETIGDLLIVSGQLSQAGTYSCTAQTVVDSASASAKLVVRGPPGPPGGLVVKNVAETSAELRWSRGYDNHSPIGKYVIMGCSPLSSGWRTMRTEPSNIEGNAESARVVGLLPWMDYEFQVIASNILGSGEPSMSSHTVRTQQAAPTVAPSGLGGGGGDRNELIITWTPMAREYQNGDGFGYILAFRKRNTPTWVVERVSNVESSRYVYSNQSLSPYCPFEVKIKAYNRKGEGPFSQIALVHSAEEEPTVAPSRINATALTAFEMQVSWDPVQHLSANGILRGYEIRYWRQHEREAAADRVRTAGLETTARVAGLRPSTRYHVTVLAYNSAGTGPASPKSTVTTRRPPPNRPPGNVFWKTDGSWVTVRWDHVKALGNESAVLGYKVLYKHEGQSALKVLDKGKTSVTLPLPKDNGYVVLEIRSWGEGGDGAAHETIVSRDSGTGMMVQNQARSPWSNHAPLLLTATLSLTLIGLLDL